One Trichosurus vulpecula isolate mTriVul1 chromosome 7, mTriVul1.pri, whole genome shotgun sequence genomic region harbors:
- the LOC118857951 gene encoding LOW QUALITY PROTEIN: olfactory receptor 56-like (The sequence of the model RefSeq protein was modified relative to this genomic sequence to represent the inferred CDS: deleted 1 base in 1 codon), whose translation MEWSGNQTLITHFVLLGLFTQTPLHFFLFSIIVIMFLVALTGNGLMILLINIDSRLHSPMYFFLSWLSLMDLMLISTIVPRMAVDFLSGKGYITFTGCGLQILFFLTLSGDECFLLAFMAYDRYVAISNPLRYSLVMNNRVCWLMVAFSWLFGLVDGLIQAVITLHFPYCGSNKIDHFFCEVPAILKLACADTSLYESMNYICCVLMLLLPFSVISASYLQILVAVLRMRSAEGRQKAFATCSSHMTVVTLFYGAAMVTYIRPQAYHSSKQDKVVSAFYTMITPMLNPIIYGLRNKEVTGALKKLLGRCSSGKSKDLVGAGGWGKEEKPG comes from the exons ATGGAATGGAGTGGCAACCAGACCCTCATCACTCACTTTGTCCTTCTGGGCCTCTTCACTCAAACTCCtctccacttcttcctcttctccatcatC GTAATCATGTTCCTGGTGGCATTGACTGGTAATGGCCTCATGATCCTTCTCATCAACATTGATTCCCGGCTCCACAGTCCAATGTACTTCTTCCTCAGCTGGCTCTCATTAATGGACCTCATGCTCATCTCCACCATTGTACCTCGCATGGCTGTGGACTTCCTATCAGGCAAGGGCTACATCACCTTTACAGGGTGTGGGCTAcagattctcttcttcctcacacTCTCAGGGGATGAGTGCTTCCTGCTGGCTTTCATGGCCTATGACCGCTATGTGGCCATCAGCAATCCATTGAGATACTCTTTGGTCATGAACAACCGGGTCTGTTGGCTCATGGTGGCCTTTTCTTGGCTCTTTGGTTTGGTAGATGGGTTAATCCAAGCTGTCATTACTCTCCACTTTCCCTACTGTGGCTCAAACAAGATTGATCACTTCTTCTGTGAGGTGCCTGCTATCCTCAAGCTGGCTTGTGCTGATACCTCCCTCTATGAATCCATGAACTATATTTGCTGTGTCCTCATGCTGCTCTTGCCTTTCTCTGTTATTTCTGCCTCCTACTTACAGATCCTAGTGGCAGTTCTCCGAATGCGCTCAGCTGAGGGGAGACAAAAGGCATTTGCCACTTGCTCCTCCCACATGACTGTGGTCACCCTTTTCTATGGGGCAGCCATGGTCACATACATAAGACCCCAGGCATACCACTCTTCCAAGCAAGATAAGGTAGTCTCTGCTTTCTACACCATGATCACACCCATGCTCAATCCTATCATCTATGGCCTAAGGAACAAGGAAGTAACTGGGGCCCTTAAGAAGCTGCTGGGCAGGTGTTCCT